A genomic window from Paramormyrops kingsleyae isolate MSU_618 chromosome 23, PKINGS_0.4, whole genome shotgun sequence includes:
- the LOC111852439 gene encoding catenin beta-1, whose protein sequence is MATQADLMELDMAMEPDRKAAVNHWQQSYLDSGIHSGATTTAPSLSGKGNPEEEDVDNQVLYGWEEGFSQPFQPDQVTDLDGQYAMTRAQRVRAAMFPETLDEGMQIPSTQFDSAHPTNVQRLAEPSQMLKHAVVNLINYQDDAELATRAIPELTKLLNDEDQVVVNKAAVMVHQLSKKEASRHAIMRSPQMVSAIVRTMQNTGDVETARCTAGTLHNLSHHREGLLAIFKSGGIPALVKMLGSPVDSVLFYAITTLHNLLLHQEGAKMAVRLAGGLQKMVALLNKTNVKFLAITTDCLQILAYGNQESKLIILASGGPQALVNIMRTYTYEKLLWTTSRVLKVLSVCSSNKPAIVEAGGMQALGLHLTDPSQRLVQNCLWTLRNLSDAATKQEGMEGLLGTLVQLLGSDDINVVTCAAGILSNLTCNNYKNKMMVCQVGGIEALVRTVLRAGDREDITEPAVCALRHLTSRHQDAEMAQNAVRLHYGLPVVVKLLHPPSHWPLIKATVGLIRNLALCPANHAPLREQGAIPRLVQLLVRAHQDTQRRTSMGGTQQQFVEGVRMEEIVEGCTGALHILARDVHNRIVIRGLNTIPLFVQLLYSPIENIQRVAAGVLCELAQDKEAAEAIEAEGATAPLTELLHSRNEGVATYAAAVLFRMSEDKPQDYKKRLSVELTSSLFRTEPMTWNETGDLGLDISAQGEPLGYRQDDPSYRSFHSGYGQDTMGMDPMMDHDMGSHHPGPEYPVDGLPDLGHAQDLIDGLPPSDSNQLAWFDTDL, encoded by the exons ATGGCCACCCAGG CTGACCTGATGGAGCTTGACATGGCCATGGAGCCAGACCGCAAAGCAGCTGTCAACCACTGGCAGCAGTCGTACCTGGACTCCGGAATCCACTCTGGGGCCACCACTACAGCACCTTCTCTGAGTGGCAAGGGAAACCCAGAGGAGGAGGATGTGGACAACCAGGTTTTGTATGGGTGGGAGGAAGGCTTCTCCCAGCCTTTCCAACCGGACCAGGTGACTG ACCTTGACGGGCAGTATGCCATGACACGGGCTCAGAGGGTCCGTGCGGCCATGTTCCCCGAGACCCTGGATGAGGGCATGCAGATCCCGTCCACGCAGTTCGACAGCGCACATCCCACCAACGTACAGCGGCTGGCCGAGCCCTCGCAGATGCTCAAGCATGCCGTGGTGAACCTGATCAACTACCAGGATGATGCCGAGCTGGCCACCCGTGCCATCCCAGAGCTCACCAAGCTGCTGAATGATGAGGACCAG GTGGTGGTGAACAAGGCAGCGGTGATGGTGCACCAGCTCTCAAAGAAGGAGGCTTCCCGGCACGCTATCATGCGCTCGCCCCAGATGGTGTCGGCCATCGTGCGCACCATGCAGAACACAGGGGACGTAGAGACGGCGCGCTGCACCGCGGGCACCCTGCACAACCTGTCACACCACAGGGAGGGCCTGCTCGCTATCTTCAAGTCTGGGGGCATCCCGGCCCTCGTCAAGATGCTGGG GTCCCCCGTGGACTCTGTCCTGTTCTATGCCATCACAACGCTTCACAACCTGCTGCTGCatcaggagggagcaaaaatggcAGTGCGCTTGGCTGGGGGCCTGCAGAAGATGGTGGCACTGCTCAACAAGACGAATGTCAAGTTCCTCGCCATCACCACCGACTGCCTCCAGATCCTGGCATATGGGAACCAGGAGAGTAAG CTCATCATCCTGGCCAGCGGTGGCCCTCAGGCCCTTGTCAACATCATGCGAACCTACACCTATGAGAAACTGCTGTGGACCACCAGCAGAGTGCTTAAAGTGCTTTCAGTCTGTTCCAGCAACAAACCAGCCATCGTCGAGGCTG GTGGCATGCAGGCTCTTGGCCTGCACCTCACAGATCCCAGCCAGCGTCTGGTCCAGAACTGCCTGTGGACACTCAGAAACCTGTCTGATGCTGCAACCAAGCAG GAGGGCATGGAGGGTTTGCTGGGGACGCTGGTCCAGCTCCTGGGTTCTGACGACATCAATGTGGTGACGTGTGCGGCCGGCATCCTCTCCAACCTCACCTGCAACAATTACAAGAACAAGATGATGGTGTGTCAGGTGGGAGGCATCGAGGCGCTGGTGCGCACCGTGCTCCGCGCCGGCGACCGGGAGGACATCACAGAGCCCGCCGTCTGTGCCCTGCGCCACCTCACTAGCCGCCACCAGGATGCAGAGATGGCCCAGAATGCAGTGCGGCTGCACTATGGTCTGCCTGTGGTGGTGAAGCTGCTTCACCCGCCCTCCCATTGGCCGCTCATTAAG GCAACTGTGGGGCTGATCCGTAACCTGGCGCTGTGCCCGGCCAACCATGCGCCCCTCCGGGAGCAGGGCGCCATCCCCAGGCTGGTGCAGCTGCTGGTGCGGGCGCACCAGGACACGCAGAGACGCACCTCCATGGGCGGCACACAGCAGCAGTTTGTG gaggGCGTGCGGATGGAGGAGAtcgttgagggctgcactggtGCCCTGCACATCCTGGCCCGCGATGTCCACAATCGGATTGTTATCAGAGGCCTCAATACCATTCCACTCTTTGTCCAG CTGCTGTACTCGCCCATTGAGAACATCCAGAGGGTAGCAGCCGGGGTGCTGTGTGAGCTGGCCCAGGACAAGGAGGCGGCAGAGGCCATCGAGGCAGAGGGTGCCACCGCCCCCCTAACGGAGCTGCTCCACTCCAGGAACGAGGGTGTGG CCACGTACGCAGCCGCTGTGCTGTTCCGCATGTCTGAGGATAAACCCCAGGATTACAAGAAGCGTCTGTCAGTGGAGCTCACCAGCTCCCTCTTCAGGACAGAGCCCATGACCTGGAATGAG ACTGGGGATCTCGGCTTGGACATCAGCGCGCAAGGAGAGCCACTCGGCTATCGCCAGGATG ATCCCAGCTACCGCTCCTTCCACTCTGGCTACGGCCAGGATACCATGGGCATGGACCCCATGATGGACCACGACATGGGCAGCCACCACCCCGGGCCTGAGTACCCAGTCGACGGGTTGCCCGACCTGGGGCATGCCCAGGACCTGATCGACGGTCTGCCCCCAAGCGACAGCAATCAGCTGGCCTGGTTTGATACCGACCTGTAA